Proteins from one Peromyscus eremicus chromosome 8a, PerEre_H2_v1, whole genome shotgun sequence genomic window:
- the LOC131916172 gene encoding LOW QUALITY PROTEIN: U6 snRNA-associated Sm-like protein LSm5 (The sequence of the model RefSeq protein was modified relative to this genomic sequence to represent the inferred CDS: substituted 2 bases at 2 genomic stop codons), with protein MVANTTTNLWQLLPLELVDKCIGLRAHTVKNSDKEIVGTLLGLDDLVNMLLEDVTVXNXTRRKKDTKLDEIILNGNNVAMLLPGEEGLK; from the coding sequence ATGGTGGCTAACACAACCACAAACCTGTGGCAGCTCCTACCACTAGAGCTTGTGGACAAATGTATAGGATTGAGAGCTCACACTGTGAAGAATAGTGATAAAGAAATTGTTGGTACACTTCTAGGATTGGATGACCTTGTCAATATGCTGTTGGAAGATGTCACAGTTTGAAATTGAACCAGAAGGAAGAAGGATACAAAGTTAGATGAGATTATACTAAATGGAAACAATGTAGCAATGCTGCTTCCTGGTGAAGAAGGGCTGAAGTAG